In Chelmon rostratus isolate fCheRos1 chromosome 9, fCheRos1.pri, whole genome shotgun sequence, the following proteins share a genomic window:
- the LOC121611939 gene encoding rootletin isoform X2, with translation MSMRRFFRAHRDEDYGQIQYLTAKCTRLAHDKVALDRELLLARDRERRLQNDLEAATARLHHQEQLNMELRMKQDQLVGRIHQQEDLVDLLQQRVVLLVEESSRDGELLQQVGSELLCLQSSEVKLEGLVEELHAEAHRRAVVAESLQAELHAEAQHRLVLTESLHAELHSKTMELEELQDTNNMLTEKLNELHAAHQKEVRKLQQENEGSLGKLQETAEQFEWLCQQQRYWMCCVKRFKDSLMEDREALLRQVSLLEKKAEKLKKSLHDSPTQSVLCPLQDTKCCDSLTSWDADAEADLKSEVEESNTLYEELLNQAGSPINGYQKPP, from the exons ATGAGCATGAGGAGGTTTTTCCGGGCTCACAGGGACGAAGACTACGGTCAGATCCAGTATCTGACGGCCAAGTGCACCCGCCTGGCTCATGATAAAG TGGCGCTCGACAGGGAGCTGCTGTTAGCCAGAGACCgggagaggaggctgcagaaCGATCTGGAAGCTGCGACCGCGCGGCTCCACCACCAGGAGCAGCTGAACATGGAGCTCAGGATGAAGCAGGACCAGCTCGTCGGCAGGATCCACCAGCAAGAG GACCTGGTGGACTTGCTGCAGCAGCGTGTGGTCCTCCTGGTGGAGGAGAGCTCCAGGGAcggtgagctgctgcagcaggtcgGCTCggagctgctgtgtctgcagagcTCCGAGGTGAAGCTGGAGGGcctggtggaggagctgcacgCCGAGGCCCACCGCAGAGCTGTGGTGGCGGAGAGCCTCCAGGCAGAGCTGCACGCTGAGGCCCAGCACAGGCTCGTGCTGACGGAGAGCCTGCATGCAGAGCTCCACAg TAAGACgatggagctggaggagctacAAGACACCAACAATATGCTGACAGAGAAGCTGAATGAGTTACATGCTGCTCATCAGAAGGAG gtgaggaagctgcagcaggagaacgAGGGCAGTCTGGGGAAGCTGCAGGAGACGGCGGAGCAGTTTGAGTGGCTCTGTCAGCAGCAGCGCTACTGGATGTGTTGTGTCAAGAG ATTCAAAGACTCCCTGATGGAGGACAGAGAAGCTCTGCTGCGGCAGGTCAGCCTGTTGGAGAAGAAGGcggagaagctgaagaagagcTTACATGACAGTCCCACACAGAGCGTCCTCTGTCCCCTGCAGGACACTAAATGCTGTGACAG TTTAACATCGTGGGACGCAGATGCAGAGGCTGACCTTAAGTCTGAGGTGGAGGAGTCCAACACGCTGTATGAGGAGCTCTTAAACCAG
- the LOC121611939 gene encoding rootletin isoform X1, with translation MSMRRFFRAHRDEDYGQIQYLTAKCTRLAHDKVALDRELLLARDRERRLQNDLEAATARLHHQEQLNMELRMKQDQLVGRIHQQEDLVDLLQQRVVLLVEESSRDGELLQQVGSELLCLQSSEVKLEGLVEELHAEAHRRAVVAESLQAELHAEAQHRLVLTESLHAELHSKTMELEELQDTNNMLTEKLNELHAAHQKEVRKLQQENEGSLGKLQETAEQFEWLCQQQRYWMCCVKRFKDSLMEDREALLRQVSLLEKKAEKLKKSLHDSPTQSVLCPLQDTKCCDSSLTSWDADAEADLKSEVEESNTLYEELLNQAGSPINGYQKPP, from the exons ATGAGCATGAGGAGGTTTTTCCGGGCTCACAGGGACGAAGACTACGGTCAGATCCAGTATCTGACGGCCAAGTGCACCCGCCTGGCTCATGATAAAG TGGCGCTCGACAGGGAGCTGCTGTTAGCCAGAGACCgggagaggaggctgcagaaCGATCTGGAAGCTGCGACCGCGCGGCTCCACCACCAGGAGCAGCTGAACATGGAGCTCAGGATGAAGCAGGACCAGCTCGTCGGCAGGATCCACCAGCAAGAG GACCTGGTGGACTTGCTGCAGCAGCGTGTGGTCCTCCTGGTGGAGGAGAGCTCCAGGGAcggtgagctgctgcagcaggtcgGCTCggagctgctgtgtctgcagagcTCCGAGGTGAAGCTGGAGGGcctggtggaggagctgcacgCCGAGGCCCACCGCAGAGCTGTGGTGGCGGAGAGCCTCCAGGCAGAGCTGCACGCTGAGGCCCAGCACAGGCTCGTGCTGACGGAGAGCCTGCATGCAGAGCTCCACAg TAAGACgatggagctggaggagctacAAGACACCAACAATATGCTGACAGAGAAGCTGAATGAGTTACATGCTGCTCATCAGAAGGAG gtgaggaagctgcagcaggagaacgAGGGCAGTCTGGGGAAGCTGCAGGAGACGGCGGAGCAGTTTGAGTGGCTCTGTCAGCAGCAGCGCTACTGGATGTGTTGTGTCAAGAG ATTCAAAGACTCCCTGATGGAGGACAGAGAAGCTCTGCTGCGGCAGGTCAGCCTGTTGGAGAAGAAGGcggagaagctgaagaagagcTTACATGACAGTCCCACACAGAGCGTCCTCTGTCCCCTGCAGGACACTAAATGCTGTGACAG CAGTTTAACATCGTGGGACGCAGATGCAGAGGCTGACCTTAAGTCTGAGGTGGAGGAGTCCAACACGCTGTATGAGGAGCTCTTAAACCAG